One part of the Treponema peruense genome encodes these proteins:
- the mreC gene encoding rod shape-determining protein MreC — translation MGGRVKSPLHFRLSECVLVLMIAFSGISLGFSGGGFIVNFDKLGFTVFSSLQKAVHAVENVFTGTVTAVRDMAHLRSEYQQLTEKLKDYEFLQRNNTEIRKENERLKEQLDFATEIKYRNIPAQIIGRNPDSQYSGITLNKGARNGIKKGMPVIAVQAGNVGVVGRIITVGVGTSMMMPVYDVRCNISSRIQNTRDLGIVSGNGSSDGALSLKYIRKRVMDDFNYGDIVVTSGENGNYMRDIPVGRISKITVLDYDSSLNIELDPIIDFNRLENVLVIDQYNENDREAQK, via the coding sequence AGTCACCGCTTCATTTCAGACTTTCTGAGTGTGTCCTTGTTCTCATGATTGCCTTCAGCGGAATTTCTCTGGGATTTTCTGGGGGCGGCTTTATTGTTAATTTTGACAAACTTGGTTTTACAGTTTTCTCTTCTCTGCAGAAAGCCGTGCATGCTGTTGAAAATGTGTTTACGGGAACAGTTACTGCTGTCCGTGATATGGCGCATCTTCGCAGCGAGTACCAGCAGCTTACCGAAAAACTCAAGGATTACGAATTCCTTCAGCGCAACAATACAGAAATCCGCAAGGAAAACGAGCGCCTTAAAGAACAGCTGGACTTTGCGACAGAAATCAAGTACAGGAATATACCTGCCCAGATTATAGGCCGCAACCCCGACAGCCAGTATTCGGGTATAACGCTCAATAAGGGCGCACGTAACGGAATAAAAAAAGGAATGCCTGTTATTGCCGTGCAGGCAGGAAACGTTGGTGTTGTAGGAAGAATTATTACTGTTGGTGTCGGAACAAGCATGATGATGCCTGTTTATGACGTGAGATGTAATATTTCATCGCGCATTCAGAATACAAGGGATCTTGGTATTGTTTCTGGAAACGGTTCTTCGGACGGCGCACTGAGCCTTAAGTATATTCGTAAGCGTGTAATGGATGATTTTAACTATGGTGACATTGTGGTTACCAGCGGTGAAAACGGAAACTACATGCGCGATATTCCGGTTGGAAGAATTTCAAAAATTACTGTTTTGGACTATGATTCTTCTTTAAATATTGAACTTGATCCTATTATAGATTTTAACCGTCTTGAAAACGTTCTTGTTATAGACCAGTACAATGA